Below is a window of Ignavibacteria bacterium DNA.
CAAAGTATGCAAGCATTTGGATCTTCATCACGTTCGAGAGATTCGAACCTTGGTTGAGTAACACCAAGTTTCTCCGCCATGTCTTTAACAACTTTAACATTGGGCCAACGCGAAAGCATCATTTCAATGATAAGTTTTCGAATCCATTGAATCTTCTCAGAATTCGTATAGACAGTTAGTCCCTCTCTGCATGGATAATTGCATGCTGTAACTACGCGACTTCGTTTTCCTCTAACAACTTCAACACTGCACAAACGACAAACGCCATAAGGTTCGAACAATTCGCTGTAACACATTGTTGGAATCCATATTCCGGCTTTTTCTGCTGCTTTAAGAATCGAAGTATCTTCAGCAACTTGAACTTGTTTATCATCAATTTTAACAGATACCATAATAAAACTTCCTTCTATTGAATATAAATTGCGTTGAAGTTACATACATCATAACAAACGCCGCACTTTCCGCATTTGGCTGGATCGATATAGTGAATCTTTTTAGTTTCACCAATAATTGCAGCATCGGGACAATGTTTCTTACATACGCTGCAACCATGTCCGACTTGAATACATGTTTTTTCATCTATTATGTACTCATTCAACTGACGACATATATGAGCTGGACATTTTTTATCTCTTACATGAGTTTCATATTCTTCTCGGAAATATTTCAGAGTTGTAAGAACCGGAT
It encodes the following:
- a CDS encoding 4Fe-4S dicluster domain-containing protein — protein: MVSVKIDDKQVQVAEDTSILKAAEKAGIWIPTMCYSELFEPYGVCRLCSVEVVRGKRSRVVTACNYPCREGLTVYTNSEKIQWIRKLIIEMMLSRWPNVKVVKDMAEKLGVTQPRFESLERDEDPNACILCGMCVNVCRDLVKAEILGFSNRGIKREVVLPFDMKSDKCIVCGACAQVCPTGHVKMIIEDYRGKKPEFTLGAKTSIYVPSMQAVPRVPVIDTTSCIHFQTEGCEICSKVCEPEAINYKMEDEIVEF